The nucleotide sequence CCACGCTGGCGCCCGCCTTGACGTGCACCACTTCGCCGTCGACGACATAATTCACGCCCGCCTGGTGCAGGATGTCGATGCCCGCCTTCAGCGAGGCGCTGCCGTCCACCTTGACCTTCTGCCCGCCGTCCACGCGGACGTGCTGTTCGGCGGCATGCAGCAACTGGCGGCCGGCGACCGTGCGGTGGTCGTCCTCGCCTATCCAGGCGTAGCCGCTCTTCTTGACGTAGGTATCGAAGCGGCCGCCCGTGTAAAGCAGCACCTGCAGCGATTTGTCGTTGAAGCGCAGCTCGTTGCGGTCCCGCGCGCCGTCGCCGAGCGCGTCGGTGCGGATGGCGGCGATCTCCGGATGCCCCGCCTGGATGTAGGGCGGCGGATTCCTGCTGTTGTAGACGCTGCCCACGATCATGGGATGGTCGGGGTCGCCGTCCAGGAAGTCGACCACGACCTCCTGGCCCGCGCGCGGCACGAAGATCGCCCCCCAGCCCTTGCCGGCCCAGGCCTGCGCCACGCGCACCCAGCAGCGCTGCATGCGCCGGCTGGCCTTGGGCGGGTTGAATTGCTCCCAGTGGAACTGCACCTTGACGCAGCCGTAGCCGTCCGTCGCCAGGGTTTCCCCGTCCGGCGCGACCACCATGGCCGTCTGCAACCCGGGACGCGGCACCGGTGTCACCCGAGGCGGCCGCCAGGCCTGCTGGCGCGCGATGGCCGAAAAGCCGCAGTCGAAGACCGGCTCGCGCTCGCCCGCGCCACGCTCGGCGGTGTAGTCGTTGCCACCCAGGCGATAGCGGGCGGCGACGATCAGGTACTCGGCGTTCTGCTCCGCGCGCGGATGGTCCTTCAGGCGAAACCAGGCGCCCGGCCTGATGCCGCGGGCCGTCGCGCGCCCCCGGGCGCGGATGGCGCGGCCCCGGTGCGTGTCCAGCAGCGCCTGGGCATGGCGCCGGCCGTCGCCCTGGGTGTCGTAGCGCAGCGCGTAGTCCTCCAGGGTGCCGGCGCGCGCGCCGTCCTCGGCCGTGGCGCGCGCCAACAGGCCCTGGTTCTCGCTGCCCTTGACGTCGAGGAAGTCGAAGGAATTGAATTCGCTGGCGCCCGGCGCGACCTCGGCGTCCGTCGTCCAGCGGTAGATCGATTCCCGCGGCGGCACGCGGGGTCCCAGCAAGGGGTGGAAAGGAATGGCGGCATCGCGGCCGATGGCCTCATGCGCCTGGGGCGCGTCGGCCAGGACCACGGTCTCGGCCCCATTGGCGTGCTCGAAAAAATAATAGATGCCTTCGCGCTCCAGCAGGCGGCTCATGAAATCCAGGTCCGTCTCGCGGAATTGCGCGCAGTGCGCCAGCTTGGGATAAGACGCGGTGCAGGCCACGCGATAGGCGACCCGGTGGTCGTCCAGCAGTTGCCGCACCACATCGAGCACCGACATATCGAAGAAGAAGCGGCAATGCGAAGACCGGCTCAGCAGCCACAGGCGCGGCCGCATGACCGCGCGGTATCGCGTCAGGCTGTCCGGGCGGGCCTGCGCCAGCGCGGCCCCGGCGATGCCGAAACGGCTGACGATGCCATTGAACTCGCGCTTGCCGGACGCGGTGGCAAGGGTGACGCGGATCTCCGAGCCCAGCATCCTGGCGGGCTCGATGCCGGCGTCCACGCTGAGGAGATCAAGCCGGAATTCGAAGGGCCGGCCCAGGCGTTCCTCTCCGCGCAGGCCGGCGAGCAACAGGGTATCGCGCGGAAGCACCGCGCTCCGGACCGCGATGTCGCGCTGGTTCTGGGAAGGAGAGGACATGGTTCCGTGCGGGTTAGAAGCAATCGGCGGCGCGCGGCACGCCCGTCAAGGCACCAGGGTCCTGGCGCTGCCGGGCATCGCGATGGTGACCACGCCACCCCATTGGCACTCGCACGCCGAGACGTTGTCCAGGGCCGGCAGATTGCCGACCAGGACGGTGGGCGCGCCCGGCAGCCATGGCGCCGGGATAAGGGGCAGGCAGGGCATGGGCGTCAGGACCCCCATGGCGGCAGCGGTGGCCGATGCCACCTCGGGATTGGCCAGGGACGTGCACATGGCGAAGGGCGGGATATTGGCGACCGCCACGCGGTCCTGCACGGTTGCCGCCGGCCGCCCCTCCACCAGGACGCGCGCCGTCGGCAGCACCTCCAGGCAGGCCGGGGCCGTGCCGAACGTGCA is from Bordetella bronchialis and encodes:
- a CDS encoding type VI secretion system Vgr family protein; the protein is MSSPSQNQRDIAVRSAVLPRDTLLLAGLRGEERLGRPFEFRLDLLSVDAGIEPARMLGSEIRVTLATASGKREFNGIVSRFGIAGAALAQARPDSLTRYRAVMRPRLWLLSRSSHCRFFFDMSVLDVVRQLLDDHRVAYRVACTASYPKLAHCAQFRETDLDFMSRLLEREGIYYFFEHANGAETVVLADAPQAHEAIGRDAAIPFHPLLGPRVPPRESIYRWTTDAEVAPGASEFNSFDFLDVKGSENQGLLARATAEDGARAGTLEDYALRYDTQGDGRRHAQALLDTHRGRAIRARGRATARGIRPGAWFRLKDHPRAEQNAEYLIVAARYRLGGNDYTAERGAGEREPVFDCGFSAIARQQAWRPPRVTPVPRPGLQTAMVVAPDGETLATDGYGCVKVQFHWEQFNPPKASRRMQRCWVRVAQAWAGKGWGAIFVPRAGQEVVVDFLDGDPDHPMIVGSVYNSRNPPPYIQAGHPEIAAIRTDALGDGARDRNELRFNDKSLQVLLYTGGRFDTYVKKSGYAWIGEDDHRTVAGRQLLHAAEQHVRVDGGQKVKVDGSASLKAGIDILHQAGVNYVVDGEVVHVKAGASVVIEAGAMVTLKAGGSFITVDAAGVQISGPIVGLNSGGAAGSGPGGTPESPDTPGAADDGSSVRAK
- a CDS encoding DUF4280 domain-containing protein, which gives rise to MAEQVVMGAVLMCTFGTAPACLEVLPTARVLVEGRPAATVQDRVAVANIPPFAMCTSLANPEVASATAAAMGVLTPMPCLPLIPAPWLPGAPTVLVGNLPALDNVSACECQWGGVVTIAMPGSARTLVP